The window TCTTTTATAGCTTTTCAATTAATAAACGAATTTGAGTTTAATTTATTTTAGAAAGAAAATATTCCTACCGAACAAACCTTACAATTCTCTTTTCTTGTATTTTGTAAATAAAAGATTTTAATCTACGGATTTTTCTTTGATACTTTACAAACCCAAATACTTCAATTGTTTTTTAGTAATTCTATAGACTATTGTGTAGCCTCTAAAGATTAAATCTCTAATAGATTCATCTTCAAAATAAATAGATTTTCTATATAAATATGGATTGGTAGCAATTGTTTTGATTTTATTAAAACATCTTTTTTAAATTTTCTTGCTGCTTTTGGTTTGTCTTTCGCAATAAATCTAAGTTGATTTTCTAACCTCTTAACAAAACTTTCTTAAATACTATTTTCATAGTAGAGATTAAACAATTTTGTCTAGCCGGCATTTTAATTCTTCTTCTGAAACAAAGGAAGCTTTTCCTTGTTCAATTTCAGAAAGTTCATTTTGTAAGTTTTTTTTTGTAGCTATAAAATTTTCATTTGTACTAATGATTTCAATTTCATCTTTATTGAATTTGCCCAACAAAGCAAGAACTTTATCGTAAACTTTATCGTTTACTTTTAGCTGTAATGTTTTCATAACGAAGGCTTTTTAACAAAAATACAAAAATATTTTTATATTAATTTGTGACGTAAAGTTTGCTGTTTTTTTTAAGATTTCCGATGTTTCCCTCTTGGTCCATCACCTTCTTTTAGTACAATTTCGGAATGTAATAATTTTGCAGCTTCTGCAGAACTTTTTACTTTGGAAGTACTTCTGTTTATCATTTCAGATTCAAAAGCAGTTAGTACACTTTTTCGGATTCCAACTTCTTTCCAATTAGATAAAAGAGTTGCAGTTTTTTGTAATTCCGCGAGCTAACGCCAAAGCATCTAACAAAGCTTGATTTGCTCCTTGACCTTTAAACGGACTCATAGGATGCGCAGCGTCTCCAATTAAGGTTGCTTTATGTCCTTTTTCTAATTGTTCTGGTTGTAATACATCACGATCATAAACAGGATAACCAGAAATTTGTGCTTCGTTTGTAGTGGCTACAATTTGTGGAATAGGATTATGCCATTGCGTTCTTTTTTTAGCTTCCTCTTTAAGTGCTTTTGTACCTTGAATATTCAGGTTTTTTGCTTCTTTCTCTGATATTGGGAAGCTTAATTGCCACATAATATTTTCTGAATCATAAGGCATCATGTAAATGCGTTCAAATCCGTTTGCAGTTTGAAATACCGTTGCTGAATCTAATAATGGACTTTCAATATCTTCTAAATTTTTTAGAGGACAAATTCCTAAAATTACGATACAACCTAAATATCGTAAAGGAGATGTGTTTTCATCAATAAGAAATTTTCTTACCGTACTTCTAATTCCATCCGCTCCAACTACAAGATTTGCTTTGGTCGTTTTTATTTCATCATTTACTTGAAATTTCAATTCAACATTTTCAGTATCAGATTCCTTAAAACTTAACAATTGATGTCCCCATTTTATAGCATTACTTTCGCCAAGTTGCTCCAATAAAGCTAAACGCAAAGATTGTCTTGCAATGTGCACATTTGTGTGTTTTGGAGCTGTTTTGTCTTCCGATCTTCCCCATTTTCTAATTCC of the Tenacibaculum todarodis genome contains:
- a CDS encoding tRNA pseudouridine synthase A, which gives rise to MKTLQLKVNDKVYDKVLALLGKFNKDEIEIISTNENFIATKKNLQNELSEIEQGKASFVSEEELKCRLDKIV